The following proteins come from a genomic window of Pichia kudriavzevii chromosome 1, complete sequence:
- a CDS encoding uncharacterized protein (PKUD0A04320; similar to Saccharomyces cerevisiae YLR426W (TDA5); ancestral locus Anc_4.306), which translates to MSPKYFIPSPPVVQLGFNIDTFIYISLLTIFSPVFVWLEVYLGIVSVQSALILDSLWVLRTLNLCYKTAYKSDKESKVVLITGGSNGLGFRIVQTLQNDRSISKIQVIDLHPHAQFSSMSKVEFIKFDFNQEIEELVSMLDLNSIDVLICNAGIRQTNTISKLPVSKIKSIINVNWLNHLLLIQQYVRVENTKKHLVFIGSLLGFVGPTKLGVYAATKSAILSIGDSLREELPSSTTVSVILPGQMNTQMFADVQVNEFLAPVIDASLLSERICSIINDNLNGTFSYPTYGRFLPVYRVLPWGLQKFCRWFSGMDNV; encoded by the coding sequence ATGTCAccaaaatatttcattCCTTCACCTCCTGTTGTTCAACTTGGTTTCAATATCGACACTTTTATTTACATTAGCTTGCTTACTATTTTTAGCCCAGTATTTGTATGGTTGGAAGTATACCTTGGTATAGTGTCAGTCCAAAGTGCATTAATTCTCGATTCACTATGGGTACTACGCACCCTTAATTTGTGCTACAAAACCGCATATAAGTCAGATAAGGAGTCAAAGGTTGTCCTGATCACGGGGGGGTCCAATGGTCTAGGTTTCCGTATTGTGCAAACTTTACAAAATGATAGGAGTATCTCGAAAATTCAAGTCATTGATCTACATCCACATGCACAGTTTTCCAGTATGTCTAAAGTTGAGTTCATaaaatttgatttcaatcaagaaattgaagaactaGTAAGTATGTTGGATttaaattcaattgatgtGCTGATATGCAATGCCGGTATTAGACAAACGAATACCATTTCGAAGCTGCCGGTTAGTAAAATAAAATCCATTATAAATGTCAACTGGCTAAATCATCTACTATTAATACAGCAATATGTACGGGTAGAGAACACAAAGAAACACTTGGTTTTCATCGGTTCCCTCCTTGGTTTCGTGGGACCAACGAAACTCGGAGTATATGCCGCTACGAAAAGTGCAATACTTTCAATAGGAGATTCACTACGTGAAGAATTGCCAAGCTCAACGACAGTGTCTGTTATTTTACCTGGTCAGATGAACACGCAAATGTTTGCAGACGTGCAAGTAAACGAATTCTTAGCACCAGTTATCGACGCATCTTTATTATCAGAGCGTATCTGTTCAATTATAAACGATAATTTAAATGGTACATTCTCATATCCAACATATGGACGCTTTTTACCCGTATATAGAGTCCTTCCTTGGGGGTTACAAAAATTTTGTAGGTGGTTTAGTGGTATGGACAATGTATAA
- a CDS encoding uncharacterized protein (PKUD0A04330; similar to Saccharomyces cerevisiae YDR145W (TAF12); ancestral locus Anc_8.323), with protein sequence MQNMNDEKQQQMQQMQQMQQQQQQQQQQQQQQQQQQQQQPIPEPTVGMTSNSGASVPQQGPMQQQAQQNRLSAQAIHQQARQLFRQYSVEKEAAENAGLGTPEGDAHMAKADRIRTILVSYSKRQKLLQQQAAQQQGGQVAQNRENGPTIRQQTGQISQQQQQQQQQQLSQQIPPVQSNIAPVNSAGNPGTPGMLNVPSASPSMDNIAEARSQSLSQQISSLGNNTASATSTNSNNDSQRIDASMIQQLTPAQQLQLKKRQLLKKYQQILSMSEQFKKNLLLIEKRAAEPSIDEATRKHLREKEHEVRTRLENCTNCTQQITHQLRLAQQQAEQLTQLDRSNSTPASGTATPTPSTAGRAASTQGSPPVSGATAGATPQGKPPRAQKKSATRKQGKNADQGDGSTNTSKRSNPDANANEQSTKKQKNDTTVGGGNSEKDRAKFQNLNIPDALDVKSSNPAAVKMNNRPTILGGNALNAPALANPAMVKPRPFEIEGERVLNKRKLKELVNSVASEEGETEINIDGDVEELLLDLADEFVSSVTSFASRLARHRNADNLDVRDVQLHLEKNWNIRIPGYAADEIRMLRKFVPSTVHNSKLDGVAINKSVNKES encoded by the coding sequence ATGCAAAACATGAATGATGAGAAGCAGCAGCAGATGCAGCAGATGCAGCAGatgcagcaacagcaacagcaacagcaacagcaacagcaacagcaacagcaacagcaacagcaacagccAATTCCTGAGCCTACAGTGGGAATGACATCAAATAGTGGGGCATCAGTACCTCAGCAAGGACCAATGCAACAACAGGCACAGCAGAATAGGCTCAGTGCCCAGGCCATTCATCAGCAAGCACGTCAACTATTCCGTCAATATAGTGTTGAGAAAGAGGCTGCAGAGAATGCCGGCCTTGGTACACCGGAGGGTGATGCCCATATGGCTAAAGCTGATAGAATCAGGACAATCTTGGTTTCATATTCgaaaagacaaaaactATTGCAACAACAAGCAGCACAACAACAAGGAGGACAGGTGGCACAGAATCGAGAAAATGGACCTACAATCCGTCAACAAACAGGACAAATTTcacaacagcaacaacaacaacagcagcagcagtTATCCCAACAGATCCCTCCAGTACAATCCAATATAGCCCCTGTTAACTCTGCAGGCAATCCAGGGACTCCTGGAATGCTCAACGTTCCTTCAGCATCGCCCTCAATGGACAACATTGCAGAAGCAAGATCTCAATCGCTCTCGCAACAGATAAGTTCGTTAGGAAACAACACTGCCAGTGCTACCAGTACAAACAGTAATAATGACTCGCAAAGAATAGACGCCTCGATGATCCAACAGCTTACTCCTGCTCAGCAACTGCAGCTTAAAAAAAGGCAGTTGTTAAAGAAGTACCAGCAAATTCTCAGCATGTCTGAACAGTTCAAAAAGAACCTCCTTCTTATTGAGAAAAGAGCAGCAGAGCCGTCAATTGACGAAGCAACTCGTAAGCATCTACGTGAAAAGGAACACGAAGTGCGTACAAGACTTGAGAACTGTACAAATTGCACGCAGCAAATTACGCATCAACTTAGACTTGCCCAGCAACAGGCCGAGCAGCTCACGCAGTTGGACCGTTCAAATAGCACGCCAGCTTCTGGAACAGCTACTCCGACTCCATCTACAGCCGGCCGAGCAGCATCCACGCAGGGATCACCGCCTGTAAGTGGTGCTACCGCTGGTGCAACTCCGCAGGGGAAACCACCTCGTgctcaaaagaaaagtgcTACACGGAAACAAGGAAAGAATGCAGATCAAGGTGATGGTAGCACAAATACCAGCAAAAGATCAAATCCCGATGCCAATGCAAACGAACAAAGCAcgaagaaacaaaagaatgaCACGACTGTAGGAGGTGGCAATAGTGAAAAGGATCGGGCCAAGTTTCAAAACCTCAACATTCCGGATGCATTGGATGTGAAGTCGTCCAACCCTGCAGCTGTGAAGATGAACAACAGACCAACTATTCTTGGTGGTAATGCCTTGAACGCACCAGCTCTGGCCAACCCGGCAATGGTCAAGCCAAGACCTTTTGAGATTGAGGGAGAACGTGTTTTAAACAAGCGTAAGCTCAAGGAGCTTGTCAATTCGGTCGCCAGTGAGGAAGGAGAGACTGAGATTAACATCGATggtgatgttgaagaactaCTGCTTGATTTGGCAGACGAGTTTGTCTCGTCGGTGACTTCGTTTGCGAGTAGACTGGCAAGGCACCGTAATGCAGACAATCTCGATGTGCGTGACGTGCAACTGCATTTGGAGAAGAACTGGAACATTCGTATTCCTGGTTACGCTGCTGATGAAATTCGTATGCTACGCAAGTTTGTGCCAAGCACCGTCCACAATTCCAAGCTCGATGGTGTTGCAATTAACAAGAGTGTCAATAAAGAGTCGTag
- a CDS encoding uncharacterized protein (PKUD0A04335) — translation MSFTKHYLSWCLFYFPQTQKLYNESEKSTKIRKKKSKSETMATCLVNRLKISTLVQLGEDKTMLDLESKPVLSSLKEENKNLIASVDDYVLDYNLFVLNSVREVLESNDNQLVSFIQALIASLPDEYSNLIYNPIDDNGKINLSTTSKLQERLLNLLIQERHRRDIIALNKQFEEKIKYLELENPFKYEIKSPYYKAFLGAKDEQADQFHKLALLQSLEYDFEHNLDEESDYKTDDDLLEHFLDDAIVNFKLDGNVKEEDVMNSEIVKIMLPLAAQVIMGDDEEVEDESELKESS, via the coding sequence ATGTCTTTCACAAAACATTACCTGAGTTGGTGtcttttctattttccGCAAACGCAAAAATTGTACAACGAAAGCGAGAAATCCAcgaaaattagaaaaaaaaaatcgaaATCGGAAACAATGGCAACTTGTTTGGTCAATCGTTTAAAGATATCTACCTTAGTTCAACTTGGAGAAGATAAGACAATGCTTGATTTAGAATCCAAGCCAGTTTTGTCCTCgttgaaggaagaaaataaaaatttaATCGCAAGTGTTGATGATTACGTTCTTGATTACAATCTTTTTGTCCTAAATTCTGTAAGAGAAGTCTTGGAGAGCAACGATAACCAATTGGTTTCATTTATTCAAGCATTAATTGCTTCGCTACCGGATGAGTATAGTAACTTAATCTACAATCCAATCGACGACAATGGGAAAATAAACTTATCCACTACATCGAAGTTACAAGAAAGATTATTAAACCTACTAATTCAAGAAAGGCATAGGCGTGACATAATTGCATTGaataaacaatttgaagaaaaaattaaatatTTGGAACTTGAGAACCCATTCAAGTACGAAATAAAGTCGCCTTATTACAAGGCATTTCTTGGAGCAAAGGATGAGCAAGCTGATCAATTCCACAAGTTAGCTTTGCTACAATCTTTAGAATACGATTTTGAACACAATCTAGATGAGGAATCAGATTACAAaactgatgatgatttgttAGAGCATTTTCTTGACGATGCAATTGTAAATTTCAAGCTAGACGGCAATGTGAAGGAGGAAGATGTGATGAATAGTGAGATTGTCAAAATTATGCTACCGCTTGCTGCCCAGGTCATTATGGGAGACGacgaagaagttgaagacGAAAGCGAGCTAAAAGAATCTAGTTAA
- a CDS encoding uncharacterized protein (PKUD0A04340): MDWGVPTLDPKRNKQSDYFKSLYGAEDNTLEIDDNSRATPPLSNFFINKGQLDDIPSLFNPIRTSSASTSPNSRRSSRFFSNSSSTSPKMHNIKESPPKRFTKARLNNVENRDYLIESPTSIYRSLPPIPSPTERAITRGMEEMSILDSPTTPQSTTASFFKMPMISPSSSDPQIKKKKSYSADSPTSLNKRSSTIFSMDFDEMPLDMQIICDARTSGYVHDMDVFVNQSYGEFWELSMDEGKCYKQWSKSQFETQSLLFEILMNLKKIKFNLHRLIFIYGRNLKDDGVISIEEYEKTFGVLTEFYYFLETLLKKKLKPLFDNTFFVDDHRVLKHLANWFNQLNDQYLYISKSVVFLSKLATNEDVRNLILGISKQDIQSVTNRSAVSPLDLFSSYFIKLFTSIEMLFDRLKSVYKESKNINNFDLTFKLKDTLKKINSISDSTSDFQKKINFNEKLTFMNQVDYSHFQMIGLFDHHRKFGEPLQLEVKSNLTWHNASLVAFDNYLAIFSVKSGILNTSSKDEYTYFKQPIPIQYLQFDTFIENEYKIIMIKDIGNKSTHQFRRINDVTIAILDRFLKDIIVLQNEFWEGSINSHVQFKVFNSYNFLSKPKNYYPYVLEVPSKCNILENMVEFGQDLDIDEDCLVAFTDVLSCDYFTSKSCQPYEKFVVLGTKDGIYMGKLNKSKSFKKVHKITNIKKLVVLNNEVIFCIGNESLYHLSISKLYEAYQKSKTWDINIFEENKRHVTDFTIGYQSSVQISGCPYLFVWNKNNVSFTELRRENDWKFNWQGFKTHYNVGRLQTVYANNFALSHTIDNYAIWNLSKLSDIRSIGLNRFDIKDITKHEVPIAIFPFPNEMEGISEILVVFSKFCTRMKNVKGKYVQSNDEIIWFGMRCESASFDCQEKVLITVNEQCIEVRSLYDDKNMKSKLIGCLVGPNIKLLNEMPGKPIFRFNVASANGEEYQRQVIFKIRKVLNK, encoded by the coding sequence ATGGATTGGGGTGTACCTACTTTGGACCCgaagagaaacaaacagTCGGATTATTTCAAATCTCTCTATGGGGCCGAAGATAACACACTTGAGATTGATGATAATAGCAGAGCTACACCACCATTGAgtaatttctttattaatAAAGGACAGTTAGACGATATACCTTCTTTGTTCAATCCAATAAGAACATCTTCTGCATCAACTAGTCCCAATTCCAGGCGTAGTTCTAGGTTTTTCTCCAACTCTTCCTCTACATCTCCGAAGATGCACAACATAAAGGAATCGCCCCCTAAAAGATTCACAAAGGCAAGGTTGAacaatgttgaaaataggGATTATTTAATAGAGTCTCCCACTTCCATCTATAGGTCTTTACCGCCAATTCCCTCGCCTACTGAACGTGCAATCACCAGAGGAATGGAAGAAATGTCAATTCTGGATTCTCCAACTACACCACAGTCCACCACAGCgtccttcttcaaaatgCCCATGATATCACCATCAAGCTCGGATCCACAGAttaagaagaagaagtctTATTCTGCAGACTCTCCAACTTCTTTGAACAAACGATCCAGTACCATCTTTTCCAtggattttgatgaaatgcCGCTAGACATGCAAATCATCTGTGATGCAAGAACCAGTGGATATGTACATGATATGGACGTCTTTGTCAACCAAAGTTATGGAGAATTTTGGGAATTGTCTATGGATGAGGGGAAATGCTACAAACAGTGGAGTAAATCCCAATTTGAGACTCAGTCGCTgttgtttgaaattttgatgaacctgaagaagataaaatTCAATTTACATAGGCTCATCTTTATATATGGGCGGAACTTGAAAGATGATGGTGTAATATCAATCGAAGAGTACGAGAAAACATTTGGAGTCTTAACTgaattttattattttttggaGACATTGCTTAAAAAGAAGTTAAAACCATTATTTGATAACAccttttttgttgatgatcaTAGAGTACTTAAACACTTAGCAAATTGGTTCAATCAGTTGAATGATCAGTACCTATACATTTCTAAATCTGTTGTGTTTTTATCCAAATTAGCTACAAATGAGGATGTTAGAAACCTAATATTGGGGATATCAAAGCAAGATATACAGAGTGTTACCAACAGGTCAGCTGTTTCTCCTTTAGATTTGTTTAGCTCGTACTTTATCAAGTTATTTACATCCATAGAGATGTTATTTGATAGGTTGAAATCGGTAtacaaagaatcaaaaaacATAAATAACTTTGATCTaactttcaaattgaaagatacactgaaaaaaattaatagTATTAGTGACTCAACATCTGattttcagaaaaaaatcaacttcaatgaGAAATTGACTTTTATGAACCAGGTCGATTATTCCCATTTTCAGATGattggtttgtttgatCACCATAGAAAATTCGGTGAGCCCCTTCAACTTGAAGTGAAATCGAACCTCACTTGGCATAATGCTTCGCTGGTGGCTTTTGACAACTATTTGGCCATATTTTCTGTAAAGTCCGGTATTCTAAATACATCTAGTAAAGACGAATACACTTATTTTAAGCAGCCAATACCAATTCAATATTTGCAATTTGATAcattcattgaaaatgaataCAAGATAATAATGATTAAAGATATAGGCAATAAGTCCACACACCAATTTAGACGAATCAACGACGTAACAATAGCTATACTTGATAGATTCTTGAAAGACATAATTGTTTTGCAGAATGAATTTTGGGAAGGTTCGATTAACTCTCACGTACAATTTAAAGTGTTCAATTCTTACAACTTTTTGAGTAAACCAAAGAATTACTATCCGTATGTCTTGGAAGTACCATCTAAGTGTAATATACTAGAAAACATGGTTGAATTTGGGCAGGATTTGGATATTGACGAGGATTGTTTGGTAGCTTTTACGGATGTATTGAGTTGTGATTATTTTACCTCTAAGAGTTGCCAACCCTATGAAAAATTTGTTGTGCTTGGAACCAAAGATGGAATATACATGGGCAAACTCAATAAGTCAAAGAGTTTCAAGAAAGTTCACAAGATTACCAATATTAAAAAATTGGTCGTGCTGAACAATGAGGTTATATTCTGTATTGGAAATGAATCCCTATACCATCTGtccatttcaaaattataTGAAGCATAtcagaaatcaaaaacatgGGATATCAACATCTTCGAAGAGAACAAGAGACATGTGACTGATTTCACTATTGGTTATCAAAGTTCCGTGCAAATATCAGGGTGCCcatatctttttgtttggaataAAAATAATGTCTCGTTCACAGAACTGAGACGTGAAAACGACTGGAAATTTAATTGGCAAGGCTTCAAAACTCATTATAATGTCGGTCGACTTCAGACCGTCTATGCAAATAACTTTGCGTTATCGCATACTATCGACAATTATGCAATATGGAACCTTTCCAAACTATCAGACATCAGATCCATCGGTTTGAACAGATTCGATATTAAAGACATCACAAAACATGAGGTACCCATTGCAATCTTTCCATTTCCTAATGAAATGGAAGGCATATCGGAAATACTTGTGGTTTTTAGCAAATTCTGTACTAGGATGAAGAACGTCAAGGGGAAATACGTACAAtctaatgatgaaatcattTGGTTTGGAATGAGATGTGAATCAGCGTCTTTTGATTGccaagaaaaagttttaaTCACTGTTAATGAGCAGTGTATTGAAGTTAGAAGTTTGTACGATGACAAGAATATGAAAAGTAAATTGATTGGTTGTTTGGTTGGACCCAACATCAAACTCCTGAATGAAATGCCAGGTAAGCCTATCTTTAGATTTAACGTAGCATCCGCCAATGGTGAGGAATATCAAAGACAggttattttcaaaattcgAAAAGTATTAAATAAGTGA